The Sphaeramia orbicularis chromosome 16, fSphaOr1.1, whole genome shotgun sequence genome window below encodes:
- the gja9a gene encoding gap junction alpha-9 protein, producing the protein MGDWNFLGGILEEVHIHSTMVGKIWLTILFIFRMLVLGVAAEDVWNDEQADFICNTEQPGCRNVCYDLAFPISLIRYWVLQVIFVSSPSLVYMGHALYRLRALEKARQKKKALLRKELELVDMELAEARKRIEREMKQLDQGKLNKAPLRGSLLRTYVAHIVTRSVVEVVFMMGQYLLYGFHLYPLFKCERDPCPNAVDCYVSRPTEKSVFMVFMQFIAAISLSLNMLEIIHLGYKKIKKGILDFYPHLRDDRDELDDFYANKCKKESVIQIRTNSGRNTTTAPESSDYSLLMERVQGPMLYPNLMKPSTFLPLQQELDDSKCSPQSPQECNCPSTINEPCSADCSLLVNSKQEAEDFLHLTPHTKEENGGERVTPDVPKRPEKATHALSFPILPISGQRRSLRASLKCSTVLEGKSSDTDSYGGAKASSGPPSPQIQPKLEAKSQSQISTSDSLDSSGSTHNPRPPSSSCKASMASNASSKRTPDLQI; encoded by the coding sequence ATGGGCGACTGGAACTTCCTTGGGGGGATTTTGGAGGAGGTACATATCCATTCCACTATGGTCGGCAAGATCTGGCTGACCATCCTTTTCATCTTCCGTATGCTAGTCCTCGGGGTGGCAGCTGAAGATGTGTGGAACGATGAACAGGCCGACTTCATATGCAACACGGAGCAGCCCGGGTGCAGAAACGTCTGCTACGACCTGGCTTTCCCAATCTCGCTCATCCGCTACTGGGTGCTCCAAGTCATATTCGTATCTTCTCCCTCGTTGGTTTACATGGGCCACGCTCTGTACAGGCTCCGGGCACTGGAGAAGGCACGGCAGAAGAAGAAGGCGCTGCTGCGAAAGGAGCTGGAGTTGGTCGACATGGAATTGGCCGAAGCCAGGAAGAGGATCGAACGGGAGATGAAGCAGCTTGATCAGGGGAAGCTGAACAAAGCTCCTCTGAGGGGTTCTCTGCTCCGTACGTACGTAGCTCACATCGTCACTCGCTCTGTGGTCGAAGTGGTCTTCATGATGGGCCAGTATCTCCTCTACGGCTTCCACCTCTACCCACTCTTTAAGTGTGAGCGCGATCCTTGTCCTAATGCGGTGGACTGCTATGTCTCCAGACCAACAGAGAAAAGTGTCTTTATGGTTTTCATGCAGTTCATCGCAGCAATTTCCCTTTCTCTAAACATGTTGGAGATCATACACCTGGGATACAAAAAGATTAAAAAGGGCATTTTGGACTTCTACCCACATTTGAGAGATGACCGAGATGAACTTGATGACTTCTACGCCAACAAGTGTAAAAAAGAATCTGTGATACAAATACGTACAAATTCAGGGCGAAATACAACAACCGCACCTGAATCCAGTGACTACAGCCTCTTAATGGAAAGGGTCCAGGGCCCAATGCTGTACCCAAACCTTATGAAACCGTCAACTTTTCTACCTCTCCAGCAGGAATTAGACGACTCCAAATGTTCACCTCAAAGCCCCCAAGAATGTAACTGTCCTTCAACAATTAATGAGCCCTGTTCAGCCGACTGCAGCCTCCTGGTCAACTCAAAACAGGAGGCTGAGGACTTTTTACATCTGACACCACACACCAAGGAAGAAAACGGCGGTGAAAGAGTGACCCCAGATGTCCCCAAACGCCCAGAGAAAGCAACTCATGCTTTGTCCTTCCCCATCCTGCCAATAAGTGGACAGAGGAGATCGCTGAGGGCTTCTTTGAAATGCTCCACAGTGTTGGAAGGGAAAAGCTCCGACACAGATTCCTATGGCGGTGCAAAGGCCAGCAGCGGGCCCCCCTCCCCTCAAATACAACCAAAGCTGGAGGCCAAAAGCCAAAGCCAGATTTCCACCTCCGATTCATTGGATAGCTCAGGGTCCACGCACAATCCTAGACCACCCTCCTCTAGCTGCAAAGCATCGATGGCCAGTAACGCAAGTAGCAAACGAACACCCGacctgcagatctga